A stretch of Prinia subflava isolate CZ2003 ecotype Zambia chromosome 14, Cam_Psub_1.2, whole genome shotgun sequence DNA encodes these proteins:
- the TRH gene encoding thyrotropin releasing hormone produces MRKDPKRLQSLQQFHICFSVSGNTAVIARFASSVFLPCCSLSHGSCRNPCPTMPSIQLPLLLLCLTSCGVCFNGEHLLPEESENMGKSLLNNILQRSESLILHSALKKAEKEAKINKELNTPLLQWLSKRQHPGKKYLSNLEKRQYPGKRDVEEETSYGDIQKRQHPGKREMQDDLGVYLELKRQQPPSRKSLLDQFANNPRAQLTYMNELSKREHPGRRYLMYKHQHPSKRGWNYDVDLYGEKRQHPGKRQWNSDSSDDTGPCEPFQEPFTCHKSSLLLDLVEDVSRDRIEEKRQHPGKRSAWESEAGE; encoded by the exons atgagaaaagacCCTAAGAGACTTCAATCCCTGCAGCAGTTCcacatttgtttttcagtgtctGGAAATACCGCTGTTATTGCTAGGTTTGCTTCCTCTGTCTTCCTCCCCTGTTGTTCTCTGTCCCATGGAAGTTGCAGGAACCCCTGTCCCACAATGCCATCTATCCAGCTGCCACTGCTACTCCTCTGCTTGACCTCCTGTGGTGTTTGCTTCAATGGGGAACATCTCCTTCCAGAGGAGAGTGAGAACATGGGGAAAAGTCTCCTGAATAACATCCTTCAGAGATCTGAAAGTCTCATTCTTCACTCTGCGCTCAAGAAAGCTGAAAAGGAGGCAAAGATTAATAAAG AATTAAATACCCCTCTACTACAATGGCTTTCCAAAAGACAACATCCTGGGAAAAAGTACCTAAGtaacctggagaagagacaaTATCCTGGAAAAAGAGATGTTGAGGAAGAGACATCTTATGGAGACATTCAGAAGAGGCAGCAcccaggaaaaagagagatgCAAGATGACCTTGGTGTTTATCTGGAGCTGAAAAGGCAACAGCCTCCCAGCAGAAAGTCACTGTTGGATCAGTTTGCTAACAATCCTAGGGCACAGTTAACCTACATGAATGAGTTATCCAAAAGAGAACATCCAGGCAGAAGATATCTGATGTACAAGCACCAGCATCCTAGCAAAAGAGGCTGGAATTATGACGTAGACCTATACGGTGAAAAACGCCAGCATCCTGGAAAAAGGCAATGGAATTCTGACAGCTCAGATGACACAGGCCCCTGTGAGCCATTTCAGGAGCCATTCACCTGTCACAAAAGCAGTTTGTTGCTTGATTTAGTAGAAGATGTTAGCAGAGACAGGATAGAAGAAAAGCGTCAGCACCCAGGAAAGAGATCAGCATGGGAGAGTGAAGCAGgggaatga